Proteins from a single region of Takifugu rubripes chromosome 4, fTakRub1.2, whole genome shotgun sequence:
- the sdhaf4 gene encoding succinate dehydrogenase assembly factor 4, mitochondrial, with protein MFLSRSLVPLFCRQGLLQSRPVKSAFTGALRSASGTTTNKEPLKKAKTPQGRLDRPDEKSKDALQRFPDDVNPVTKEKGGPRGPEPTRYGDWERKGRCVDF; from the exons ATGTTTCTTTCGCGGTCGTTGGTACCTTTGTTTTGCAGACAAGGACTTCTTCAGAGTCGACCGGTCAAATCTGCATTTACAG GAGCTTTGCGATCAGCCAGCGGAACAACAACTAACAAAGAACCGCTGAAGAAAGCCAAAACCCCGCAGGGTCGTCTTGACCGGCCCGATGAGAAGTCTAAAGATGCCCTGCAAA GGTTCCCTGATGATGTGAACCCTGTCACCAAGGAGAAGGGTGGTCCTCGTGGTCCAGAACCCACTCGATATGGAGACTGGGAAAGAAAGGGACGATGCGTCGACTTCTAG
- the cep68 gene encoding centrosomal protein of 68 kDa isoform X3, whose amino-acid sequence MEEPKHSSTFSPRPPAEEDDKSKWKPAGDRGGSRKHVTMATASRYLGDRRYLVRRPLVSSTPTSILKKTETEEDVSRSEGTQKDTDVSSLTPLELTLESFDRSHSDVSSSSRDLSSPVGVSDLGTSVLHNPHTCESPFPVRTWPQQSLSSSILEVQRLNTPLRPPLTSTVLYPSYTPRSRYSGTGLTGVEGQQKSRFSGKPSNGHLLSVHQLNYWACAIPKTSPPSPDRRSRAWDPNQEYQTLLDYTYPLRPERELVEWNSSRLQTKSSLWDSGIEVDRLCSSNSLSAPGFSACETEQSRDRNSEGQRSRDQQVLTDSSDGLQFSQTDPLGLSLRDRGSPSDGHQRRSPSSCPAFIGSTSVLPRGEEEDEDEEEFWHLPLELEELKLLSRQVREATTQLAQPVNSSWGSLGPHTSSVHSSTSAPGVLEAEGRGNSETAGKGTSRLRQIGADRGVSEPLRRSFGELVAPAGRRSGGACIQEEDVLAELLRSPRSQRGSREDSGSLLRHLQTFCSQLEQLIQQLYALSERTELWSRASVDGDPVSDHLHQPLTSSVLHTGHRLLNCIDATSPFLRDTLLMIERTSGAVGQQEDVREPSDLDQARDFIQMTVGRPLT is encoded by the exons atggaggagccGAAACACAGCAGCACGTTCTCGCCGAGACCCCCGGCAGAAGAAGATGATAAAAGCAAGTGGAAGCCAGCGGGAGACAGGGGAGGGTCGCGCAAACacgttaccatggcaacggccTCCAGGTATCTGGGAGACAGGCGCTATTTGGTCCGACGGCCTCTGGTCTCTTCAACACCTACATCTATCTTAAAGAAGACTGaaacagaggag GACGTTTCCAGGAGCGAAGGAACCCAGAAAGACACTGATGTGAGCTCCTTGACACCATTAGAGCTGACTCTAGAGAGCTTTGACCGCTCCCACAGTGACGTCTCATCGTCCAGCCGAGACCTCAGCTCCCCTGTGGGTGTTTCAGACCTCGGCACCAGTGTGCTGCACAACCCGCACACGTGCGAGTCCCCCTTTCCTGTTAGGACATGGCCTCAGCAGAGCTTGTCCAGCTCCATCCTGGAGGTTCAGAGGCTGAACACGCCTCTCCGGCCACCGCTAACCTCCACCGTCTTGTACCCCAGCTACACCCCTCGCTCAAGATATTCCGGGACAGGCCTGACTGGCGTTGAGGGGCAGCAAAAATCCCGTTTCTCTGGAAAACCCTCAAATGGACATCTGCTGTCTGTGCACCAGCTGAACTATTGGGCCTGCGCCATCCCCAAGAcctcacctccgtctccagATCGACGTTCCAGAGCCTGGGATCCAAACCAGGAGTACCAGACCCTCCTGGATTACACCTACCCTCTGAGACCAGAACGGGAGCTCGTTGAATGGAACAGCAGTCGGCTCCAAACAAAATCCAGTCTGTGGGACTCGGGGATTGAAGTGGACCGCCTCTGTAGCTCCAACAGCCTGTCAGCACCGGGCTTCTCAGCTTGTGAAACAGAACAAAGCAGAGACAGAAactctgaaggtcaaaggtcacgtgaTCAGCAGGTGCTCACCGATTCCTCAGACGGGCTCCAGTTCTCTCAAACAGACCCTCTCGGATTGTCCCTGCGGGACAGAGGAAGCCCGTCAGACGGTCATCAGCGCCGATCTCCGTCCTCCTGCCCGGCTTTTATTGGTTCCACCAGTGTTCTCCCGCgtggcgaggaggaggacgaggatgaggaggagttCTGGCATCTTccactggagctggaggagctgaagctgctgtccaGACAG GTCAGAGAGGCGACCACCCAGCTGGCCCAGCCGGTTAACTCAAGCTGGGGATCTCTGGGACCACACACGTCCTCcgtccactcctccacctctgcaccCGGGGTCCTGGAGGCGGAGGGCCGAGGAAACTCCGAGACAGCCGGGAAAGGGACGAGTCGTCTCCGTCAAATCG GAGCCGATCGTGGGGTGTCCGAGCCTTTGAGACGGAGCTTTGGAGAGTTGGTGGCGCCTGCTGGACGGAGGTCAGGTGGCGCTTGCATCCAAGAGGAGGATGTTCTGGCCGAGCTCCTCAGATCGCCACGCAGCCAGAGGGGCAGTCGGGAAGACAGCGGCTCTTTGCTTCGACATCTCCAG ACGTTCTgctcacagctggagcagctcatcCAGCAGCTGTATGCTCTGTCAGAGAGGACGGAGCTGTGGAGCAGAGCTTCAGTGGACGGTGACCCTGTTTCTGATCATCTCCATCAGCCACTGACGTCCTCCGTCCTGCACACGGGACACCGTCTTCTCAACTGCATCGACGCCACctctccat TCTTACGGGACACGCTGCTGATGATTGAGAGGACTTCCGGAGCTGTGGGACAGCAAGAGGACGTCCGGGAGCCCTCCGATCTGGACCAG GCACGTGACTTTATCCAAATGACAGTAGGACGACCTCTGACATGA
- the cep68 gene encoding centrosomal protein of 68 kDa isoform X2, with translation MEEPKHSSTFSPRPPAEEDDKSKWKPAGDRGGSRKHVTMATASRYLGDRRYLVRRPLVSSTPTSILKKTETEEDVSRSEGTQKDTDVSSLTPLELTLESFDRSHSDVSSSSRDLSSPVGVSDLGTSVLHNPHTCESPFPVRTWPQQSLSSSILEVQRLNTPLRPPLTSTVLYPSYTPRSRYSGTGLTGVEGQQKSRFSGKPSNGHLLSVHQLNYWACAIPKTSPPSPDRRSRAWDPNQEYQTLLDYTYPLRPERELVEWNSSRLQTKSSLWDSGIEVDRLCSSNSLSAPGFSACETEQSRDRNSEGQRSRDQQVLTDSSDGLQFSQTDPLGLSLRDRGSPSDGHQRRSPSSCPAFIGSTSVLPRGEEEDEDEEEFWHLPLELEELKLLSRQVREATTQLAQPVNSSWGSLGPHTSSVHSSTSAPGVLEAEGRGNSETAGKGTSRLRQIGADRGVSEPLRRSFGELVAPAGRRSGGACIQEEDVLAELLRSPRSQRGSREDSGSLLRHLQTFCSQLEQLIQQLYALSERTELWSRASVDGDPVSDHLHQPLTSSVLHTGHRLLNCIDATSPFLRDTLLMIERTSGAVGQQEDVREPSDLDQVRGLLDARDFIQMTVGRPLT, from the exons atggaggagccGAAACACAGCAGCACGTTCTCGCCGAGACCCCCGGCAGAAGAAGATGATAAAAGCAAGTGGAAGCCAGCGGGAGACAGGGGAGGGTCGCGCAAACacgttaccatggcaacggccTCCAGGTATCTGGGAGACAGGCGCTATTTGGTCCGACGGCCTCTGGTCTCTTCAACACCTACATCTATCTTAAAGAAGACTGaaacagaggag GACGTTTCCAGGAGCGAAGGAACCCAGAAAGACACTGATGTGAGCTCCTTGACACCATTAGAGCTGACTCTAGAGAGCTTTGACCGCTCCCACAGTGACGTCTCATCGTCCAGCCGAGACCTCAGCTCCCCTGTGGGTGTTTCAGACCTCGGCACCAGTGTGCTGCACAACCCGCACACGTGCGAGTCCCCCTTTCCTGTTAGGACATGGCCTCAGCAGAGCTTGTCCAGCTCCATCCTGGAGGTTCAGAGGCTGAACACGCCTCTCCGGCCACCGCTAACCTCCACCGTCTTGTACCCCAGCTACACCCCTCGCTCAAGATATTCCGGGACAGGCCTGACTGGCGTTGAGGGGCAGCAAAAATCCCGTTTCTCTGGAAAACCCTCAAATGGACATCTGCTGTCTGTGCACCAGCTGAACTATTGGGCCTGCGCCATCCCCAAGAcctcacctccgtctccagATCGACGTTCCAGAGCCTGGGATCCAAACCAGGAGTACCAGACCCTCCTGGATTACACCTACCCTCTGAGACCAGAACGGGAGCTCGTTGAATGGAACAGCAGTCGGCTCCAAACAAAATCCAGTCTGTGGGACTCGGGGATTGAAGTGGACCGCCTCTGTAGCTCCAACAGCCTGTCAGCACCGGGCTTCTCAGCTTGTGAAACAGAACAAAGCAGAGACAGAAactctgaaggtcaaaggtcacgtgaTCAGCAGGTGCTCACCGATTCCTCAGACGGGCTCCAGTTCTCTCAAACAGACCCTCTCGGATTGTCCCTGCGGGACAGAGGAAGCCCGTCAGACGGTCATCAGCGCCGATCTCCGTCCTCCTGCCCGGCTTTTATTGGTTCCACCAGTGTTCTCCCGCgtggcgaggaggaggacgaggatgaggaggagttCTGGCATCTTccactggagctggaggagctgaagctgctgtccaGACAG GTCAGAGAGGCGACCACCCAGCTGGCCCAGCCGGTTAACTCAAGCTGGGGATCTCTGGGACCACACACGTCCTCcgtccactcctccacctctgcaccCGGGGTCCTGGAGGCGGAGGGCCGAGGAAACTCCGAGACAGCCGGGAAAGGGACGAGTCGTCTCCGTCAAATCG GAGCCGATCGTGGGGTGTCCGAGCCTTTGAGACGGAGCTTTGGAGAGTTGGTGGCGCCTGCTGGACGGAGGTCAGGTGGCGCTTGCATCCAAGAGGAGGATGTTCTGGCCGAGCTCCTCAGATCGCCACGCAGCCAGAGGGGCAGTCGGGAAGACAGCGGCTCTTTGCTTCGACATCTCCAG ACGTTCTgctcacagctggagcagctcatcCAGCAGCTGTATGCTCTGTCAGAGAGGACGGAGCTGTGGAGCAGAGCTTCAGTGGACGGTGACCCTGTTTCTGATCATCTCCATCAGCCACTGACGTCCTCCGTCCTGCACACGGGACACCGTCTTCTCAACTGCATCGACGCCACctctccat TCTTACGGGACACGCTGCTGATGATTGAGAGGACTTCCGGAGCTGTGGGACAGCAAGAGGACGTCCGGGAGCCCTCCGATCTGGACCAGGTCAGGGGTTTGCTCGAT GCACGTGACTTTATCCAAATGACAGTAGGACGACCTCTGACATGA
- the cep68 gene encoding centrosomal protein of 68 kDa isoform X1, which yields MEEPKHSSTFSPRPPAEEDDKSKWKPAGDRGGSRKHVTMATASRYLGDRRYLVRRPLVSSTPTSILKKTETEEDVSRSEGTQKDTDVSSLTPLELTLESFDRSHSDVSSSSRDLSSPVGVSDLGTSVLHNPHTCESPFPVRTWPQQSLSSSILEVQRLNTPLRPPLTSTVLYPSYTPRSRYSGTGLTGVEGQQKSRFSGKPSNGHLLSVHQLNYWACAIPKTSPPSPDRRSRAWDPNQEYQTLLDYTYPLRPERELVEWNSSRLQTKSSLWDSGIEVDRLCSSNSLSAPGFSACETEQSRDRNSEGQRSRDQQVLTDSSDGLQFSQTDPLGLSLRDRGSPSDGHQRRSPSSCPAFIGSTSVLPRGEEEDEDEEEFWHLPLELEELKLLSRQVREATTQLAQPVNSSWGSLGPHTSSVHSSTSAPGVLEAEGRGNSETAGKGTSRLRQIGADRGVSEPLRRSFGELVAPAGRRSGGACIQEEDVLAELLRSPRSQRGSREDSGSLLRHLQTFCSQLEQLIQQLYALSERTELWSRASVDGDPVSDHLHQPLTSSVLHTGHRLLNCIDATSPFLRDTLLMIERTSGAVGQQEDVREPSDLDQVRGLLDVSLLLLPLKRDVCVISYLQARDFIQMTVGRPLT from the exons atggaggagccGAAACACAGCAGCACGTTCTCGCCGAGACCCCCGGCAGAAGAAGATGATAAAAGCAAGTGGAAGCCAGCGGGAGACAGGGGAGGGTCGCGCAAACacgttaccatggcaacggccTCCAGGTATCTGGGAGACAGGCGCTATTTGGTCCGACGGCCTCTGGTCTCTTCAACACCTACATCTATCTTAAAGAAGACTGaaacagaggag GACGTTTCCAGGAGCGAAGGAACCCAGAAAGACACTGATGTGAGCTCCTTGACACCATTAGAGCTGACTCTAGAGAGCTTTGACCGCTCCCACAGTGACGTCTCATCGTCCAGCCGAGACCTCAGCTCCCCTGTGGGTGTTTCAGACCTCGGCACCAGTGTGCTGCACAACCCGCACACGTGCGAGTCCCCCTTTCCTGTTAGGACATGGCCTCAGCAGAGCTTGTCCAGCTCCATCCTGGAGGTTCAGAGGCTGAACACGCCTCTCCGGCCACCGCTAACCTCCACCGTCTTGTACCCCAGCTACACCCCTCGCTCAAGATATTCCGGGACAGGCCTGACTGGCGTTGAGGGGCAGCAAAAATCCCGTTTCTCTGGAAAACCCTCAAATGGACATCTGCTGTCTGTGCACCAGCTGAACTATTGGGCCTGCGCCATCCCCAAGAcctcacctccgtctccagATCGACGTTCCAGAGCCTGGGATCCAAACCAGGAGTACCAGACCCTCCTGGATTACACCTACCCTCTGAGACCAGAACGGGAGCTCGTTGAATGGAACAGCAGTCGGCTCCAAACAAAATCCAGTCTGTGGGACTCGGGGATTGAAGTGGACCGCCTCTGTAGCTCCAACAGCCTGTCAGCACCGGGCTTCTCAGCTTGTGAAACAGAACAAAGCAGAGACAGAAactctgaaggtcaaaggtcacgtgaTCAGCAGGTGCTCACCGATTCCTCAGACGGGCTCCAGTTCTCTCAAACAGACCCTCTCGGATTGTCCCTGCGGGACAGAGGAAGCCCGTCAGACGGTCATCAGCGCCGATCTCCGTCCTCCTGCCCGGCTTTTATTGGTTCCACCAGTGTTCTCCCGCgtggcgaggaggaggacgaggatgaggaggagttCTGGCATCTTccactggagctggaggagctgaagctgctgtccaGACAG GTCAGAGAGGCGACCACCCAGCTGGCCCAGCCGGTTAACTCAAGCTGGGGATCTCTGGGACCACACACGTCCTCcgtccactcctccacctctgcaccCGGGGTCCTGGAGGCGGAGGGCCGAGGAAACTCCGAGACAGCCGGGAAAGGGACGAGTCGTCTCCGTCAAATCG GAGCCGATCGTGGGGTGTCCGAGCCTTTGAGACGGAGCTTTGGAGAGTTGGTGGCGCCTGCTGGACGGAGGTCAGGTGGCGCTTGCATCCAAGAGGAGGATGTTCTGGCCGAGCTCCTCAGATCGCCACGCAGCCAGAGGGGCAGTCGGGAAGACAGCGGCTCTTTGCTTCGACATCTCCAG ACGTTCTgctcacagctggagcagctcatcCAGCAGCTGTATGCTCTGTCAGAGAGGACGGAGCTGTGGAGCAGAGCTTCAGTGGACGGTGACCCTGTTTCTGATCATCTCCATCAGCCACTGACGTCCTCCGTCCTGCACACGGGACACCGTCTTCTCAACTGCATCGACGCCACctctccat TCTTACGGGACACGCTGCTGATGATTGAGAGGACTTCCGGAGCTGTGGGACAGCAAGAGGACGTCCGGGAGCCCTCCGATCTGGACCAGGTCAGGGGTTTGCTCGATGTGAgtctgcttctgcttcctcttaAA CGTGACGTTTGTGTCATCTCTTATTTGCAGGCACGTGACTTTATCCAAATGACAGTAGGACGACCTCTGACATGA